aatacatttaaggataaggaatgatattattattgaagtcatttcttttattagaaaattttgTCATTACCAAACAAGcttttaaaacatttaaactttttctCCTTCACATCACTAGTAGACTTTTCTATAGTAGTCATGACATAATATAGATTGTTAATTTCTTGCGCATCAATCTGAAGAACTGGAATACTTTCCTTTATGCAGGACTACTGAGGCAGCCTAAATGGGGCCATTTAAAGGATTTGCATAGAGCAATTAAATTGTGTGAACCAGCGTTAGTATCAGGGGATCCAGCTGTGATTCCACTTGGAAATTATCAAGAGGTCAAATCTGCCTCCTTTGATGACAAATATTCTTATAATTCTAAGGGTTAGATAGCTAACGGTTTATCTTTCATGATTTGTGTACAGGCTCATGTATTTAAGTCAAAGTCTGGAGCTTGTGCTGCATTCCTTGCAAATTACAATCAGAGATCATTTTCAAAAGTGGCTTTTGGAAATATGCACTACaacttgcctccttggtctatcAGCATTCTTCCGGACTGCAAGAACACTGTTTACAACACTGCAAGGGTCAGAATTTCTTCCTTGGAAAATCTCAAATTTTGTAGTTATGACTTATATGTCTCTGGTTTTGCTTAACCAAAGTCCAACACAGGTCGGCGCACAAAGTGCACAAATGAAGATGGTTCCTGTTCCTATGCATGGAGGATTCTCTTGGCAAGCATATAGTGAAGAGACAGACTCAGAAGGTGACAATACATTCACAATGGTTGGGTTGCTGGAGCAGATAAATACAACTAGAGATGTCACGGACTACTTGTGGTACATGACAGAGTGAGTATTACAACGAGCTATATCtcctttttgtttttatataatCATTTTATTCTTTATCTAATTATGTTTTGATAATCTTTATCTATTATTCTGATTTTCATCTTTCTCACATACCTTTCTGCCATCTCAGTGTTAATCTTGACCCCAGTGAAGGCTTTCTGAGAAGCGGAGAGTATCCCATTCTTAATGTTCTATCAGCTGGCCatgctttgcatgtttttgtcaATGGTCAATTATCGGGTGAGATGTGTTTCACAGCTTATGTTATCCAACTCATTTTGtcacaaatataaaaaaaaaggaaaagatcgGACCACGTAAAAATCTTTGGAATTTTTTTCCCTGGGGAAATTTGAGATTGtgataatttgattatttggtCATGCTTTAATAGAAGAATCATTTTATGCTACCTCACCTATCCAATAAGCCTTTGTCTATAGTGGGACATGATTAAGTAATTTACGCAACAGTTAGTTTCAAGATGCACTAAGTGAAGTTACAACAATCTTCTTTGGTATTGCTCGCTTTCTGGCTCTATCTAAAATAACTTTTGTTGACTAGCAGTCTGCTATTTATAGtttgatgattttatattttctctcaCCATTTGATTTTCATAACCTTGAATAGGAACTGCATATGGAAGCTTAGAATTCCCAAAGTTGACATTTAGTCAAGGTGTCAAGATGAGAGCTGGTATCAACAAAATATCTCTTCTCAGTATTGCAGTTGGTCTTCCGGttcgttctctctctctctctttcgccCTTTCTGTTGAATTTTATGCTCCAGAATCAGTGTCTGATATTTGTTCTTTTGTTGCTTGTTAATTGTGGAGCAGAATGTTGGTCCGCACTTTGAGACATGGAATGCTGGTATCCTTGGCCCAGTGACATTGAATGGCTTAAATGAAGGAAGGAGAGACTTGTCATGGCAAAAGTGGTCCTACAAGGTTTGTATTTAAACATATGTCATATCCTCTCTTGCTGCACTGGTATGCAAAAGAGTCGTTGATTTTCTTGCTGTCAATCAGATTGGCCTTAAAGGAGAAGCAATGAGTCTTCATTCACTCAGTGGGAGTTCATCAGTTGAGTGGACACAGGGAGCATTTGTGTCCCGAAGGCAGCCACTTATGTGGTATAAAGTGAGTATTTTAAACTTAAATGTAAAGATGCTTTGGTAATTGGTAGTAAGCTTAAAAAATGTGTTGCTTGGTATTGCATcaacaaatatatttttaagagaaGCATGTCTTAGCAAGAAAAAATTTTGCTAGACAggcttttaaaatatttaaccttttttcttttatcttctgCTGCTGTTCACCATGGAGCATACATGTTCTTCCTGCTTTTCAAGCCTAGAGTGAGTTGTGGCATGCTTTTATTTAAGGAAACAGATGCCATGAAGGAGACATGTTTCTAATCTTCCAAAAACATTTTTAAGCTGTAACTTCAGAATTGCTGAGTCTAGAACTAACATTATTGTGTCCCATTTTTAGACCACTTTCAATGCTCCAGCTGGAAATTCTCCATTGGCTTTGGATATGGGTAGTATGGGCAAAGGTCAAGTATGGATAAATGGACAGAGTGTTGGACGATACTGGCCTGCATATAAAGCATCTGGTACTTGTGGTTTCTGTGATTATGCAGGAACATTTAATGAGAAGAAATGCTTAAGTAATTGTGGAGAGGCTTCACAGAGATGGTAAAAAAAAGTTAGAATATCATGTTGGAATCTTTTGTGCACACGAGATGCTTGAAACTGACAAATGATTTATAATTTCTTAGGTACCACGTCCCTCAATCATGGCTGAAGCCAACAGGGAACTTGTTAGTTGTGTTTGAAGAATGGGGTGGAGATCCAAATGGGATTTCTTTGGTTAGAAGAGAAGTAGACAGTGTATGTGCTGATATTTATGAGTGGCAGCCAAATTTAATGAATTACATGATGCAATCCTCAGGTAAAGTCAATAAGCCCCTAAGGCCTAAAGCCCATTTGGCATGTGGCCCCGGGCAGAAAATCTCGTTCATTAAGTTTGCTAGCTTCGGGACACCAGAAGGGGCTTGTGGAAACTATCATCAAGGAAGCTGCCACGCCTTTCACTCTTATGATGCTTTTAACCGGGTATGTTAGTCTGGATTTCCTGTTTGCAATCATTTCATCAGTGCAATAATAGTTAACTGTGGTTTGAGGATACTACTCGACTCGTAGATTTCTTGTTCTTTCAAGCATTTGTCATCAACATGAAAATGGTCCAAACTATGGGCTTTAAAATTTGCAGTTACTGGTTAACTGAGCTTCAAGCTGGTCCATTGTtttttcctttgcttgtttatCCAATCCTTTAACACTGATGTATGGCTTTTATCTTGCAGCTCTGTGTTGGGCAGAACTGGTGCTCAGTTACTGTGGCACCTGAAATGTTTGGAGGAGATCCATGCCCGAATGTCATGAAGAAACTAGCCGTGGAGGCCGTTTGCAGTTGATGGCAAGTGGAGTAGTCGAAATAGAGGAAAGATTCCTGATTAATTTTCTCAAACTCCAACAGAGCAGCttcaatatattattattattattttttgggtAAATTAAGCTTCATATATAAGACTACCACCATGACCACCACCATTTATTCGGCTTTGACAGGGTGAAGTTGTACAAATATACAGCACACCTTCTGATCAAAGCCCACATAGATTGTGAAAATGATTGCACATAAGCTCTATGTATATAAGGCTCCCGAGCATTTAATGTTTATGCTCTTCATGCTGAATGCAAGCAAAGGAGGAGTTTGGCAGAAGCACGTCGAGACTGAAGTTAATCGAGTCCATGTGCAAGATTTATTTAGTTTTAGAACATGGAAAGCCTCTGGTTTCCTGTAATCCTATATTTCCTTTTTATTGCATGTAGCTTCCTGGCAAGCAATTGCCTCGTTGCTTTGTTCCTGTAAGAAAGTTTCTTGAGTTTTGTGGAAATGATACCAAAAGCTTATCAATTGTCATCCAAACTTTTTCTATTTACAGCCATATATTTGAGAAAGCCTTTGTGATTAGGTCTATCAAAAAAAGCCCATTGGGATCTGAATCAAGCCGAAGAATCTCATAGATTTGTTGAGAATAATTATAAATCgaacttatttttattgttttaattcaGTTTTGATTTTTCACTAAGAATTGAATCAGAATTTTGCTCTATTGAAGTTAAATTGAGAACAgcacaatttttaaaatattttttcatgtgTATTATATACTTttactatattattattatttttatctatcTACAATTTCTTAATGACTTTAGTTAATAAACTGATTCTATGGTATAATTTATGGAAATCACAACACATATGGTATAATTTATGGAAATCAACGGCTACAGATCACCTGTCACCTAAAATTACATACTCTCTCGCCATCTTATCCCAAATCTATTTCTCCCTCGAGTGTACTGTACTGTAGTGGTCTAGCTATAAAAGAACCTTCGAACCTTGAAAGCAGGAGTCTTCGGAGTCTCGCTTATTTAACTCTGGAATATCAAATCCCAAAAGTTCTtccatttctctctctctttttgcaCACTccgtcatctctctctctctctctcttcatggCGCTTTTCTATGGCGGCTGTTTTTGCTGTAACTTGTTCTTATATATCTAAGATTGTCTCTAAATTTCGGTTCTTTTCACTCTGTCCTCTGAACAAACACTTGGCGATGTTCTCTCATTTATTTCTACTCGTCTTTGCATTTTCTGTTTCTTTCTCAATCTTTCTATCTTTTGTTTATAGAAGTTTCAACAAGCCAAAGCGAGAACAACAGTCCCACAATGGTGAAGCTACTGTTATAAACCGTTCTTTATCCAAGATAATTGATGAAACTCGCAAAACCCGTGAAAATGACACAACCCCTTTAACTCATTCTCTTCTCCTGGACATCTTGCCCCCCGATTCTTCCAAATGGGCCACTCTATTTGGCAATTGTCCAGATGAAACGAGGTCGGGTCAGGGCGATGACCGGGACGGGTCAGCTGGGGATTCACAGAGggtgaaaaagaagaagaagagggccAAGAAGAAGAGATTGGATTCCAAGAATGAAGAAAACGGGGGTGAGGATAAGGGCT
This sequence is a window from Manihot esculenta cultivar AM560-2 chromosome 4, M.esculenta_v8, whole genome shotgun sequence. Protein-coding genes within it:
- the LOC110613302 gene encoding beta-galactosidase 1 isoform X1, whose amino-acid sequence is MVMAVKKLTMCNNVLVVFLLLGLWVCSVSASVSYDSKAITINGQRRILISGSIHYPRSSPEMWPDLIQKAKEGGLDVIQTYVFWNGHEPSPGKYYFEGNYDLVKFVKLVKQAGLYLHLRIGPYVCAEWNFGGFPVWLKYIPGINFRTDNGPFKAQMQRFTTKIVNMMKAEGLFESQGGPIILSQIENEYGPMEYELGAPGQAYTKWAASMAVGLGTGVPWVMCKQDDAPDPVINTCNGFYCDYFSPNKPYKPKMWTEAWTGWFTEFGGAVPYRPAEDLAFSVARFIQKGGSYINYYMYHGGTNFGRTAGGPFIATSYDYDAPLDEYGLLRQPKWGHLKDLHRAIKLCEPALVSGDPAVIPLGNYQEAHVFKSKSGACAAFLANYNQRSFSKVAFGNMHYNLPPWSISILPDCKNTVYNTARVGAQSAQMKMVPVPMHGGFSWQAYSEETDSEGDNTFTMVGLLEQINTTRDVTDYLWYMTDVNLDPSEGFLRSGEYPILNVLSAGHALHVFVNGQLSGTAYGSLEFPKLTFSQGVKMRAGINKISLLSIAVGLPNVGPHFETWNAGILGPVTLNGLNEGRRDLSWQKWSYKIGLKGEAMSLHSLSGSSSVEWTQGAFVSRRQPLMWYKTTFNAPAGNSPLALDMGSMGKGQVWINGQSVGRYWPAYKASGTCGFCDYAGTFNEKKCLSNCGEASQRWYHVPQSWLKPTGNLLVVFEEWGGDPNGISLVRREVDSVCADIYEWQPNLMNYMMQSSGKVNKPLRPKAHLACGPGQKISFIKFASFGTPEGACGNYHQGSCHAFHSYDAFNRLCVGQNWCSVTVAPEMFGGDPCPNVMKKLAVEAVCS
- the LOC110613302 gene encoding beta-galactosidase 1 isoform X2, whose product is MVMAVKKLTMCNNVLVVFLLLGLWVCSVSASVSYDSKAITINGQRRILISGSIHYPRSSPEMWPDLIQKAKEGGLDVIQTYVFWNGHEPSPGKYYFEGNYDLVKFVKLVKQAGLYLHLRIGPYVCAEWNFGGFPVWLKYIPGINFRTDNGPFKAQMQRFTTKIVNMMKAEGLFESQGGPIILSQINTCNGFYCDYFSPNKPYKPKMWTEAWTGWFTEFGGAVPYRPAEDLAFSVARFIQKGGSYINYYMYHGGTNFGRTAGGPFIATSYDYDAPLDEYGLLRQPKWGHLKDLHRAIKLCEPALVSGDPAVIPLGNYQEAHVFKSKSGACAAFLANYNQRSFSKVAFGNMHYNLPPWSISILPDCKNTVYNTARVGAQSAQMKMVPVPMHGGFSWQAYSEETDSEGDNTFTMVGLLEQINTTRDVTDYLWYMTDVNLDPSEGFLRSGEYPILNVLSAGHALHVFVNGQLSGTAYGSLEFPKLTFSQGVKMRAGINKISLLSIAVGLPNVGPHFETWNAGILGPVTLNGLNEGRRDLSWQKWSYKIGLKGEAMSLHSLSGSSSVEWTQGAFVSRRQPLMWYKTTFNAPAGNSPLALDMGSMGKGQVWINGQSVGRYWPAYKASGTCGFCDYAGTFNEKKCLSNCGEASQRWYHVPQSWLKPTGNLLVVFEEWGGDPNGISLVRREVDSVCADIYEWQPNLMNYMMQSSGKVNKPLRPKAHLACGPGQKISFIKFASFGTPEGACGNYHQGSCHAFHSYDAFNRLCVGQNWCSVTVAPEMFGGDPCPNVMKKLAVEAVCS